A single window of Montipora capricornis isolate CH-2021 chromosome 14, ASM3666992v2, whole genome shotgun sequence DNA harbors:
- the LOC138032895 gene encoding uncharacterized protein isoform X2 encodes MAQLKTSSITPMPCASFEWKGSGGLKACPGTMEEDSRVNLELCNTILLDADIKILYGVYQVEGAGQVTLYKTKGRKHISNIMCSSRKPSAYQQQLKEKSMQRKSRGTKWQCTN; translated from the exons AtggctcaattgaaaaccagttcGATTACTCCGATGCCTTGTGCTTCTTTTGAG tGGAAAGGATCAGGAGGGCTAAAGGCCTGTCCTGGGACAATGGAAGAAGACAGCAGAGTTAATTTAGAACTCTGCAATACAATTTTGCTAGATGCAGACATAAAAATCCTCTATGGGGTTTATCAGGTGGAAGGTGCTGGCCAGGTTACTCTGTACAAAACAAAGGGCAGGAAGCACATAAGCAACATTATGTGTTCTTCAAGGAAGCCAAGTGCTTACCAACAGCAG CTCAAGGAAAAGAGCATGCAAAGGAAAAGCAGAG gaACCAAATGGCAATGTACCAACTAA
- the LOC138031753 gene encoding QRFP-like peptide receptor, giving the protein MSVNETDLNSFRDFKKYTIERVDVVFAVLYSLLLIVGFTGNCLVITVVRKTKSMHTTTNILLVNLAVSDIVILLWCPRTYSFVFYPIHPSGKTGDYICKMFTGNAIISVAIASSVLTLSVLAIERYHALMKPLRTGLRLTIEHVKYVVFFIWIGAISISFPDFSENKYSQRYGRCICPFSLEAASLLRTHVICTVVFLGFVPFVVFAYCYFQIIRGLFLGHTVCAEAPSGNGDDRTKQRLGKLLISVTVAFYVCFIPYGAFILYIALEDRRKLISNQETLSLLLRVFEFLLTCSSCLNPVLYAFRSSNYRNGFKAVFTKYPAVHSSRFASVHVVRNRDNPESGLDV; this is encoded by the coding sequence ATGTCGGTTAACGAAACGGATTTGAACAGTTTTCGAGACTTTAAAAAGTATACGATCGAGCGAGTAGACGTGGTTTTTGCTGTTCTGTATTCGTTGCTGTTGATTGTCGGGTTCACGGGAAACTGTCTCGTTATAACTGTGgttcgcaaaacaaaaagtatGCACACGACCACAAATATTCTTCTCGTCAACTTAGCTGTCAGCGATATTGTCATTCTACTTTGGTGCCCAAGAACCTACAGCTTTGTTTTTTACCCCATACATCCTTCAGGAAAAACTGGCGATTATATTTGCAAAATGTTCACAGGCAATGCTATCATAAGTGTGGCAATAGCCAGCTCTGTCCTAACACTCTCCGTTCTGGCCATAGAACGCTACCACGCACTGATGAAGCCCTTGAGGACGGGACTTCGACTAACCATTGAACATGTTAAATACGTTGTCTTTTTTATTTGGATCGGAGCGATCTCAATAAGCTTTCCGGATTTTTCAGAAAACAAGTACAGTCAACGATATGGAAGGTGCATATGTCCATTCAGTTTGGAGGCCGCTTCTTTACTTCGCACTCATGTTATTTGTACTGTTGTATTTTTGGGTTTCGTACCGTTTGTCGTTTTTGCGTACTGTTATTTCCAGATCATCCGAGGGTTGTTTTTAGGCCACACTGTCTGTGCGGAGGCGCCGTCGGGAAATGGAGATGATCGTACCAAACAGCGGCTAGGTAAACTCTTAATAAGCGTAACAGTTGCGTTTTACGTTTGTTTTATTCCGTACGGCGCCTTTATTCTATACATCGCGCTGGAAGACCGCCGCAAACTTATCTCTAACCAGGAAACTCTGTCTCTTCTCTTACGTGTGTTTGAGTTTTTGCTGACCTGCAGTTCCTGCTTAAATCCAGTTCTTTACGCGTTCCGCAGCTCAAATTACCGGAATGGTTTCAAGGCAGTTTTTACCAAATACCCTGCTGTCCACTCCAGTAGATTCGCATCTGTACATGTTGTGCGCAACCGCGACAATCCTGAATCTGGATTAGATGTTTAA
- the LOC138032895 gene encoding uncharacterized protein isoform X1 — protein MAQLKTSSITPMPCASFEWKGSGGLKACPGTMEEDSRVNLELCNTILLDADIKILYGVYQVEGAGQVTLYKTKGRKHISNIMCSSRKPSAYQQQDSSRKRACKGKAEEPNGNVPTKVQKVDLQTD, from the exons AtggctcaattgaaaaccagttcGATTACTCCGATGCCTTGTGCTTCTTTTGAG tGGAAAGGATCAGGAGGGCTAAAGGCCTGTCCTGGGACAATGGAAGAAGACAGCAGAGTTAATTTAGAACTCTGCAATACAATTTTGCTAGATGCAGACATAAAAATCCTCTATGGGGTTTATCAGGTGGAAGGTGCTGGCCAGGTTACTCTGTACAAAACAAAGGGCAGGAAGCACATAAGCAACATTATGTGTTCTTCAAGGAAGCCAAGTGCTTACCAACAGCAG GACAGCTCAAGGAAAAGAGCATGCAAAGGAAAAGCAGAG gaACCAAATGGCAATGTACCAACTAAAGTTCAGAAAGTAGATTTGCAAACTGACTGA
- the LOC138031754 gene encoding fas-binding factor 1-like, whose product MAAKEDGPGGGDVVFGAASSALDQVISLEDLRRLKNSRSGYLSVVTIKRNEIQVLLSREGNASRVKEKMSEFVAAFAAFQEAHVVYMSYLSDESSVLRCHESFERESVRKDDFIHEVQGWIKRSEEVARLDSQLQPEGSASQIVSRTSASRLSSRKSHRSSRSGSRGSNVSSLSVARAKESARVAELKAEEAVLQKRQLLEKQKFHLQLEKERLRRRVAPSPLAY is encoded by the coding sequence ATGGCGGCGAAAGAAGATGGTCCTGGTGGTGGTGATGTTGTCTTTGGCGCTGCTAGCTCGGCACTAGATCAAGTTATTTCACTCGAAGACCTTCGGCGGCTGAAGAATTCTAGATCTGGATATCTCTCGGTAGTTACAATTAAAAGGAATGAAATTCAAGTGTTGCTGTCCCGCGAAGGGAACGCCTCTCGCGTTAAAGAGAAAATGTCAGAGTTTGTCGCTGCATTCGCTGCTTTCCAGGAAGCTCATGTTGTATATATGTCGTACCTGTCTGACGAGTCGAGCGTTTTGAGGTGCCATGAATCTTTCGAACGTGAGTCTGTTCGCAAGGATGACTTTATCCATGAAGTTCAAGGTTGGATTAAAAGAAGTGAGGAAGTGGCGCGTTTAGACTCTCAGTTGCAACCAGAAGGCTCTGCAAGTCAGATCGTGTCGAGAACCTCAGCCTCCAGACTTTCTAGTAGAAAATCTCATCGTTCTTCTCGCAGTGGTTCGCGTGGAAGTAATGTATCTTCATTGTCCGTGGCCAGAGCTAAAGAATCTGCACGCGTAGCAGAGTTAAAAGCGGAAGAGGCGGTTCTTCAGAAGAGACAGCTACTAGAGAAACAGAAGTTTCACCTTCAACTGGAAAAAGAACGCTTAAGAAGAAGAGTGGCACCATCCCCCCTTGCCTATTAA